The window CGAACATCGCATAGGATGCATCTCGATTGCTATGAGCATCGATTAACTCAATTTTGTTTTGATCGATAAAGCGGATTAGCTTTCTTATGATTTTGGGGTTTGCGGAACCGCGAAAGTCTATCTCAGTATTAGGAATATCTCTTTTTCTTGCCTCCATCAGGATCGCAGATTGAGGGCGCGCGACAATCCAGCAGTTATGTCCATTGGCATTTAACCATTGAGTTTGCTCTATTACTCGTAGCTCTTGCCCGCCCCAATTTAAGCTACTTTCCAAGTGTGCAATGTTCAAAATTTGATCCCGATGAATTAATAAGGTTAGTTAACGAGCGTCAACCAGAGGGCGGTCAGTATATCGTGAATTAGTGAGAACCTCGAAATGGGAAATCGCCCAATGATAACTAAGGTAATCGTGTACTATTGCTTTCTTAACTTGTACAGGTAATTGGATCATGCACAAACTGACCGCCACTATTATCACTCTAAATGAAGCTTCTCGTATTGCGCGTTGCATCGAAAGCGTCCAATTTGCTGATGAGGTGGTGGTTGTCGACTCGGGCAGCTCTGATGACACTTGTCGGATCGCCCAGGAAATGGGGTGTCGCGTTATAACTCAAGAGTGGTTGGGATATGGGGGGCAGAAGCAGTTTGCTGTTGATCTGGCGAGCAATGACTGGGTGTTGTGTATCGACGCCGACGAGGTGGTCACCAGCGAGCTTGCTGCTTCTATTAAGCAAGTCATGCAAAGGCCTGATGCAGAGGCTTACAGTTTTCCTCGCAGGAACTATTTTTTGGGTAACCCCCTCCGTTATGGTGAGGGATATCCAGATCGCAGTCTAAGGCTTTTCAATCGAAAAAAGGCAGGGTGGACCCAAGATTTGGTGCATGAAGCTGTAAAGTGTGAAGGAAGGATCCAAAAGCTAGAAGGAGACTTGAACCATTTTTCCGAAGAGACAATCTCGCAATATTTAGCTAAGCAAAATAAGTATACGCAGATTCAGGCGGAAGATATGTTTCGACGAGGGAAGAAGGTGGGGCTTAGTAAAATTCTCGTTAGTCCTATAATTCGATTTTTTAAGTTCTATATACTACGTCGCGGTTTTCTAGATGGTATGCCGGGGTTTGTGCATATTGTTATTGGTTGTATGAATAGCTTCATGAAGTATGTGAAGCTGTATGAGCTGAGGTCAAAGAGCCGGGACTAAATGTTTTGCCCGGAGACCGCATGTAACACGCTCTTGAATCTGTCGAAATAAGTCTCAGGAGAGAATAGTGAGTGTGACCTGGTGCGTGCTGCATGGCTCATTCTTGAATAGTCGGCTGTATTCAATATAAGTTCGCAAATTGCGTTTGCCATGCTGTCGGGGCTGACGGCTTTGGGCGGCCCTAGTTTATTGGCGGACGCATCAAAAATAACAGGGGGTAATCCTTGTATATTACCGCCCATTTGTCGGTATTCTTCTAAGCTAAGGCTCACGGGAATTGTATAGCCTGTAATGTTGTTCTCGACGACATCGGCAAGCCCATCGACGTCGGAGGCGATGACGGGGCAGCCGAACGCCATAGCTTCCAGCGCCACGAGACCAAACGGCTCTCTAAGCGAAGGGCAGAGCAGGCAGTCAATGTCTTGGTAGAACTGCTCTATTTGGCTTTGTAATCCCAAGAAATTAACTGCATGTTCAATTCGCAGCTCTTTTGCAAGAGCTTTTAATTGCTGCTCGTCTGGGCCTGCGCCAGCGATTGAAAGAATAACCGGTAAATTCTTGTCTAATAGTATCTTGAGTGCGTGAAGAGCCGTTGTGACGCCTTTTACACTAACTAGCCGGCCTGCGAGTCCCAGCCTAAATGGAGAGTGCGGCAGTTTGTCGCTGCTTGCATGAGTAGATGAGAGCCTAAATTTATTGAGTAGAGGGTTGTGGATGACTACGGCGTTGTCTTTCGAGTAGCTCCAGTTATACCGAATAACTTCCAGGGCGGCTTTTGAATTACAGATGACGCCATCTACTTTGGATAAAAAAGCGATAGCTGCTTTTTTGTCATCGCAACGCCAGCCAGCACCATGCTCGTAATAGATAACCTTAGTGCTCGAGGGGCAAAGGCTCAGGTCGATTCCCTCAATTTTGTTCCAGACAACGAGTATTTCAGGGGTTATTTGACTTAGCAGGCGTTTCAGGTTTCGGTGGCGTAAGAAGCTTGGTCTTTTGGGGAGGCGTAAAGAGTGATAATACTTAACGGAAAATACTTGCTCAGAATGTGCGCTTATCTCCTCGGCGAGCTCCGAATGGATATGGGAGCGATCACTAATAGTAAAATTCTGGAACTCGCTATAACTCATCCTTAGATAGTCGCAGTAGAGCCTCTCTACGCCCCCTATTGTGTCAAGTGCGACCAAGTGAGCAACTTTTATCCGCTTCGATGGCATGTCTATACTCTCCTGGCGGGACTCTGCATGCTCCCTTACTTATAGTAGTAAGGCCATTTCTAAGATAATCCATGAGCCCCTAATTTAAGTAAAGAGAACATGGCCACACTTATAAGGTTAGCTTGGTATGTCCTGTAAG is drawn from Hahella sp. KA22 and contains these coding sequences:
- a CDS encoding glycosyltransferase family 2 protein, coding for MHKLTATIITLNEASRIARCIESVQFADEVVVVDSGSSDDTCRIAQEMGCRVITQEWLGYGGQKQFAVDLASNDWVLCIDADEVVTSELAASIKQVMQRPDAEAYSFPRRNYFLGNPLRYGEGYPDRSLRLFNRKKAGWTQDLVHEAVKCEGRIQKLEGDLNHFSEETISQYLAKQNKYTQIQAEDMFRRGKKVGLSKILVSPIIRFFKFYILRRGFLDGMPGFVHIVIGCMNSFMKYVKLYELRSKSRD
- a CDS encoding glycosyltransferase family 4 protein codes for the protein MPSKRIKVAHLVALDTIGGVERLYCDYLRMSYSEFQNFTISDRSHIHSELAEEISAHSEQVFSVKYYHSLRLPKRPSFLRHRNLKRLLSQITPEILVVWNKIEGIDLSLCPSSTKVIYYEHGAGWRCDDKKAAIAFLSKVDGVICNSKAALEVIRYNWSYSKDNAVVIHNPLLNKFRLSSTHASSDKLPHSPFRLGLAGRLVSVKGVTTALHALKILLDKNLPVILSIAGAGPDEQQLKALAKELRIEHAVNFLGLQSQIEQFYQDIDCLLCPSLREPFGLVALEAMAFGCPVIASDVDGLADVVENNITGYTIPVSLSLEEYRQMGGNIQGLPPVIFDASANKLGPPKAVSPDSMANAICELILNTADYSRMSHAARTRSHSLFSPETYFDRFKSVLHAVSGQNI